Proteins co-encoded in one Mycobacterium mantenii genomic window:
- a CDS encoding DAK2 domain-containing protein, producing MDAITLRDWAHTAVSDLITHIDEINRLNVFPVADSDTGANMLFTMRSALAEANLVAGAEGGSPCCARAAAALSAGALNGARGNSGVILSQILRGVADVTAAAAADAGGELPHIDAVILGAALHRGVELVISSMGGAEIPGTIVSVLRAAANAVAQCARAGDGLVPAVIAAGDAAVVALEKTPEQLDVLADAGAVDAGGRGLLVLLDALRSTIAGPAPARAVYELSPQAPQPDASTPRPAPQFEVMYRLDDCEPPAADALRDRLGELGDSVGIASAPSSTRHTYSVHVHTDDAGAAVEAGLAAGRLSRIVISALSSGTPGLPAGGWTRERAVLAVVDGDGAADLFAGEGACVLQRDPAAHDAATNISAHQLMRAVVDTGAAQVMLLPNGYVAAEELVAGCTAAIGWGIDVVPIPTGSMVQGLAALAVHETDRQAVDDGYTMARAAGSARHGSVRIATESALTWAGRCRPGDGLGIAGDEVLIVAADAVGAAIGLLDLLLASGGDLVTVLLGGGVDTDDDAGAVSDILEEHMHDHHPGTELVTYRTGHHGDTLLIGVE from the coding sequence CTGGACGCGATCACCCTGCGCGACTGGGCGCACACCGCCGTCAGCGACCTGATCACGCACATCGACGAGATCAACCGGCTCAACGTCTTCCCCGTCGCCGACTCCGATACCGGCGCCAACATGCTGTTCACCATGCGTTCGGCGCTGGCCGAGGCCAATCTGGTCGCCGGCGCCGAGGGCGGCTCACCCTGCTGCGCCCGCGCCGCCGCCGCGCTGTCGGCGGGCGCGCTGAACGGCGCCCGCGGGAATTCCGGGGTGATCCTGTCGCAGATCCTGCGCGGCGTCGCCGACGTCACCGCGGCCGCGGCCGCCGACGCGGGCGGTGAGCTGCCCCACATCGACGCCGTCATCCTGGGCGCCGCGCTGCACCGCGGCGTGGAGCTGGTCATCAGCTCGATGGGGGGTGCGGAGATCCCCGGGACCATCGTCTCGGTGCTGCGGGCGGCCGCGAACGCCGTTGCGCAGTGCGCCCGGGCCGGGGACGGGCTGGTGCCGGCGGTCATCGCCGCCGGTGACGCCGCAGTGGTCGCGCTGGAAAAGACCCCCGAGCAACTCGACGTGCTGGCCGACGCCGGCGCGGTGGACGCCGGCGGACGCGGCCTGCTGGTCCTGCTGGACGCGTTGCGCTCCACCATCGCCGGGCCCGCGCCGGCCCGCGCGGTGTACGAGCTGTCGCCGCAGGCGCCGCAGCCGGATGCGTCCACGCCGCGTCCGGCGCCCCAATTCGAGGTGATGTACCGGCTGGACGACTGCGAGCCCCCGGCGGCGGACGCGCTGCGGGACCGGCTGGGGGAGCTGGGCGATTCGGTGGGCATCGCCTCCGCGCCCTCGTCCACGCGGCACACGTACTCGGTCCACGTGCATACCGACGACGCCGGCGCCGCCGTGGAGGCCGGGCTGGCGGCCGGGCGGCTCAGCCGGATCGTCATCTCGGCGTTGAGCTCCGGCACCCCCGGGCTGCCCGCCGGCGGCTGGACGCGGGAGCGCGCGGTGCTGGCGGTGGTCGACGGCGACGGCGCCGCCGATTTGTTCGCCGGCGAGGGCGCCTGCGTGCTGCAGCGCGACCCGGCCGCGCACGATGCCGCCACCAACATCAGCGCGCACCAGCTGATGCGGGCCGTCGTCGACACCGGGGCCGCCCAGGTCATGCTGCTGCCCAACGGCTATGTGGCGGCCGAGGAGCTGGTGGCCGGCTGCACCGCCGCCATCGGCTGGGGGATCGACGTCGTGCCGATCCCGACGGGGTCGATGGTGCAGGGGCTGGCCGCGCTGGCCGTGCACGAAACCGACCGGCAGGCGGTGGACGACGGCTACACCATGGCCCGCGCCGCCGGCTCGGCGCGGCACGGCTCGGTGCGCATCGCCACCGAGAGCGCGTTGACCTGGGCGGGTCGCTGCCGCCCCGGCGATGGCCTGGGCATCGCGGGCGACGAGGTGCTGATCGTGGCCGCCGACGCGGTCGGGGCGGCGATCGGTCTGCTCGATCTGCTGCTGGCCTCCGGCGGCGACCTGGTGACGGTGCTGCTGGGCGGCGGCGTCGACACCGACGATGACGCCGGCGCCGTCAGCGACATCCTGGAAGAACACATGCACGATCACCACCCCGGGACCGAACTGGTCACCTACCGCACCGGCCACCACGGCGACACCCTGCTGATCGGGGTCGAGTAG
- a CDS encoding lysozyme family protein: protein MVSRVRRVAVTYLVVTALGGVAIGSTSGNSPTGQGGLGPKASWPGQAGAAASWWQPGGPPAAMPEAAAVRPGIQLLQVAFDGRGAWPDGPEATRGYLEEALTRIGITAAPARGRWIQGMMTIADHETQFHSDAINLSDSNAYGPSQLDGGPLHATRGPWQMMPDTFAAFHQAGTSNSAWDPVAAACASINYQMSRYGVSRDGSNQRMLVGQANPGIRQGY, encoded by the coding sequence TTGGTCTCGCGGGTGCGCCGCGTCGCGGTGACCTATCTGGTGGTGACGGCGCTGGGCGGCGTCGCGATTGGCAGTACCTCGGGTAACAGCCCGACGGGCCAGGGCGGGCTGGGCCCGAAGGCGTCGTGGCCCGGCCAAGCCGGTGCCGCGGCCTCGTGGTGGCAGCCCGGCGGTCCTCCTGCCGCGATGCCCGAGGCCGCCGCCGTCCGGCCCGGGATCCAGCTGCTTCAGGTGGCCTTCGATGGTCGGGGAGCGTGGCCGGATGGACCGGAAGCGACCCGCGGCTACCTCGAGGAGGCGCTGACGCGGATAGGGATCACCGCCGCGCCGGCCCGTGGCCGTTGGATCCAGGGGATGATGACCATCGCCGATCACGAGACCCAGTTCCACTCGGACGCGATCAACCTCTCAGACAGCAACGCTTACGGGCCATCCCAGCTCGACGGCGGCCCGCTGCACGCGACGCGGGGCCCATGGCAGATGATGCCGGATACGTTCGCGGCGTTTCACCAGGCGGGGACGTCGAACTCGGCATGGGATCCGGTGGCGGCGGCCTGCGCGTCGATCAACTACCAGATGAGCCGCTATGGGGTGAGCCGCGACGGCAGCAATCAGCGCATGCTCGTGGGGCAGGCCAATCCCGGTATCCGGCAGGGCTATTAA
- a CDS encoding aldo/keto reductase: MTGESGSAVPSIALNDENTMPALGLGVAELSDDETERAISAALEIGCRLIDTAAVYGNEAAVGRAIAASGIPRAELFVTTKLATSDQGFKGAMDACTASLERLGLDYVDLYLIHWPAPSLGTYVNSFGGMIQSRAEGQARSIGVSNFTDEYLTTVIDLTFVTPAVNQIELHPLLNQEALRKTNAEHNVLTQSYTPLALGKLNDNPTVTSVAGEYGKTASQVLLRWNLQLGNAVVFRSANAEHIASNLDVFDFELADEHMDALNGLNDGTRLRPDPETYTGS; this comes from the coding sequence TTGACTGGCGAGTCGGGCTCCGCCGTACCATCAATCGCTCTCAACGACGAGAACACGATGCCGGCCCTCGGCCTGGGCGTCGCGGAATTGTCGGATGACGAGACCGAACGCGCAATTTCGGCGGCGCTGGAGATCGGCTGTCGGCTGATCGACACCGCCGCGGTCTACGGGAACGAAGCCGCCGTCGGGCGCGCCATCGCCGCCTCCGGCATTCCCCGCGCCGAGCTGTTCGTCACCACCAAGCTGGCCACCTCCGACCAGGGTTTCAAGGGGGCGATGGACGCGTGCACCGCCAGCCTGGAGCGCCTCGGCCTGGACTACGTCGACCTCTACCTGATCCACTGGCCGGCCCCGTCGCTGGGCACCTACGTGAACTCCTTCGGCGGCATGATCCAGTCCCGCGCGGAAGGTCAAGCGCGCTCGATCGGCGTCTCCAACTTCACCGACGAGTACCTGACGACGGTCATCGACCTGACCTTCGTCACCCCGGCGGTCAACCAGATCGAGCTGCACCCGCTGCTCAACCAGGAAGCGCTGCGCAAGACCAACGCCGAGCACAACGTCCTCACCCAGTCCTACACGCCGCTGGCGCTGGGCAAGCTGAACGACAACCCGACGGTGACCTCGGTCGCCGGCGAGTACGGCAAGACCGCGTCGCAGGTGCTGCTGCGGTGGAACCTGCAGCTGGGCAACGCGGTCGTCTTCCGGTCGGCCAACGCCGAGCACATCGCCTCCAACCTGGACGTGTTCGACTTCGAGTTGGCCGACGAGCACATGGACGCGCTCAACGGCCTCAACGACGGCACCCGGCTGCGCCCCGACCCGGAGACCTACACCGGCTCGTAG
- a CDS encoding DsbA family protein, with product MADKPKRPPRFDMKSASGGKSSRLVQIGGTAFVVIFAVALVFYIVTSHHKKTGPTGAGDTVRVTSSKLITQPGSSDPKAVVTFYEDFLCPACGNFERTFGPTVSKLIDLGAIAADYNMVSILDSSRNQNYSSRAGAAALCVADESQDAFRRFHSALFSTDIQPSETGKSFPDNARLIELAREAGVVGKVPDCINSGKYLSKVTGEAAAGHINATPTIKINGDDYDPSTPDALVSKIKAIVGNIPGIDGAVAPASM from the coding sequence GTGGCCGACAAACCCAAACGTCCCCCGCGATTCGACATGAAGTCGGCCTCTGGCGGTAAGTCGAGCCGACTCGTCCAGATCGGCGGCACCGCCTTCGTGGTGATCTTCGCGGTTGCCCTCGTCTTCTACATCGTGACGTCGCACCACAAGAAGACCGGCCCCACCGGTGCGGGCGACACGGTCCGGGTGACGTCGAGCAAGCTGATCACCCAGCCCGGCAGCAGCGACCCCAAGGCCGTCGTGACGTTCTACGAGGACTTCCTGTGCCCGGCCTGCGGTAACTTCGAGCGCACCTTCGGCCCGACGGTGTCCAAGCTCATCGACCTCGGCGCGATTGCGGCCGACTACAACATGGTGTCGATCCTCGACAGCTCGCGGAACCAGAACTATTCGTCGCGCGCGGGTGCCGCGGCCCTGTGCGTCGCCGACGAGTCCCAGGACGCGTTCCGGCGGTTCCACTCCGCGCTGTTCAGCACCGACATTCAGCCGAGCGAGACCGGCAAGAGTTTCCCGGACAACGCGCGGCTGATCGAGCTCGCCCGCGAGGCCGGTGTGGTGGGCAAGGTGCCGGACTGCATCAACAGCGGCAAGTACCTGTCCAAGGTCACCGGCGAAGCGGCGGCCGGGCACATCAACGCCACGCCGACCATCAAGATCAACGGCGATGACTACGACCCGTCAACACCCGATGCGCTGGTCAGCAAGATTAAGGCGATCGTGGGCAACATTCCGGGCATCGACGGCGCGGTGGCGCCGGCCTCCATGTGA
- a CDS encoding alpha/beta hydrolase, whose product MSGAPEREFEADRASVRLATRIQGAVTNAGAKVIPWIPTAIRRGLVRGRSVMIDGNTLDPTLQLMLSGLRAVGIDGLVVDDDPQTSRAQMRESTVGFPGPQIHVDVAELSLPGPAGEIAARHYRPAGGEAAPLLVFYHGGGWSIGDLDTHDALCRLTCRDAGIHVLSIDYRLAPEHPAPAAIEDAYAAFTWAYEHAGELGATPGLVAVGGDSAGGNLAAVVSQIARDEGAPAPVLQWLLYPRTDFTVQNRSLTLFSRGFLLTKRDIDWFESQYLRRSNLDRTDPRISPALAESLTGLAPALIAVAGFDPLRDEGESYAEALRAAGVAVDLRYLGSLTHGFANLFQLGGDSMVATSELISALRAHLSRV is encoded by the coding sequence ATGTCTGGCGCACCGGAGCGGGAGTTCGAAGCCGACCGCGCCTCGGTGCGGCTGGCCACTCGCATCCAGGGCGCCGTCACCAACGCAGGGGCCAAGGTCATCCCGTGGATCCCCACCGCCATCAGGCGGGGACTGGTCCGCGGTCGGTCGGTCATGATCGACGGCAACACGCTGGATCCGACCTTGCAGCTGATGCTGTCGGGCCTGCGCGCCGTCGGCATCGACGGGCTGGTCGTCGACGACGACCCGCAAACCTCGCGGGCCCAGATGCGCGAGTCGACCGTGGGGTTCCCCGGCCCGCAGATTCACGTCGACGTGGCCGAGTTGTCGCTGCCCGGCCCGGCCGGTGAGATCGCGGCCCGGCACTACCGGCCGGCCGGCGGCGAGGCCGCACCGCTGCTGGTCTTCTACCACGGCGGCGGCTGGTCGATCGGCGACCTGGACACCCACGACGCCTTGTGCAGGCTGACCTGTCGCGACGCCGGCATCCACGTGTTGTCGATCGACTACCGGCTGGCCCCCGAGCACCCGGCGCCGGCCGCGATCGAGGACGCCTACGCGGCCTTCACCTGGGCCTACGAGCACGCCGGTGAGCTGGGCGCGACGCCGGGACTGGTCGCGGTCGGCGGGGACAGTGCCGGCGGTAACCTCGCCGCCGTCGTCAGCCAGATCGCGCGCGACGAGGGCGCCCCGGCGCCGGTGCTGCAGTGGCTGCTCTATCCGCGGACCGACTTCACCGTGCAGAACCGGTCACTGACGCTGTTCTCGCGCGGCTTCCTGCTCACCAAGCGGGACATCGACTGGTTCGAATCGCAGTACCTGCGGCGTTCCAATCTCGACCGCACCGATCCGCGGATATCGCCGGCGTTGGCCGAATCGCTGACCGGCCTGGCGCCCGCGCTGATCGCGGTCGCGGGTTTCGACCCGCTGCGCGACGAGGGCGAGAGCTACGCCGAGGCGCTGCGCGCGGCCGGCGTCGCGGTCGACCTGCGGTACCTGGGTTCGCTGACCCACGGCTTCGCCAACCTGTTTCAGCTGGGCGGTGACAGCATGGTCGCGACCAGCGAGCTGATTTCGGCCCTGCGCGCACACCTGAGCCGGGTCTGA
- the recG gene encoding ATP-dependent DNA helicase RecG, whose protein sequence is MVSLSDRLDFVVGAKVAGPLDEVFGIRTVDDLLRHYPRSYTEGASRWGADDERPPAGEHVTIIDTIAETETFPMKKTPNKVCHRITLGSGRSKVTATFFNANYLKKDLTKGAKVMLSGEVGFFRNVMQLTHPAFLLLDRQDGKNRGTASLKSIADVSHATTGEDIADAYQRHFFPIYPASAKLQSWTIFASVRQVLDVLDPVPDPLPEELRERFGLVSEDEALRDIHLAESEPRRQRARERLTFDEAVGLQWALVARRHGELSESGPPAPPRPDGLGAELLGRLPFELTAGQREVLGVLSDELASSRPLNRLLQGEVGSGKTIVSVLAMLQMVDAGYQCALLAPTEVLAAQHLRSIRDVLGPLAMAGQLGGAETGTRLALLSGSMTAAQKKQIRAEIAGGEVGIVVGTHALLQDAVEFGNLGMVVVDEQHRFGVEQRDQLRAKARPGVTPHLLVMTATPIPRTVALTVYGDLETSTLRELPRGRQPITSNVIFVKDKPAWLGRAWQRIIEEVAAGRQAYVVAPRIDESDDPGDQEQNAKAPETAQGLYARLRSGELANLRLGLMHGRLSAEEKDAAMAAFRAGVLDVLVCTTVIEVGVDVPNATVMLVMDADRFGISQLHQLRGRIGRGQHPSLCLFASWSAPNSPAGRRLCAVAETLDGFALADLDLKERREGDVLGRNQSGKAITLRLLSLAEHQEYIEAARDFCVQAYGDDRSNPGLAVLAARFTDTDRIEYLDKS, encoded by the coding sequence ATGGTGTCGCTGAGCGACCGGCTGGACTTCGTGGTGGGCGCCAAAGTTGCGGGCCCGCTTGACGAGGTGTTCGGCATCCGGACCGTCGACGACCTGTTGCGGCACTACCCGCGCAGCTACACCGAGGGGGCGAGCCGCTGGGGCGCCGACGACGAACGGCCGCCGGCCGGTGAGCACGTCACGATCATCGACACGATCGCCGAGACCGAGACGTTTCCGATGAAGAAGACCCCGAACAAGGTGTGTCACCGCATCACCCTCGGCTCGGGCCGCAGCAAGGTGACCGCCACCTTCTTCAACGCGAACTACCTGAAAAAGGACCTGACAAAAGGCGCCAAGGTAATGCTCTCGGGAGAGGTCGGGTTCTTCAGGAACGTCATGCAACTGACGCACCCGGCGTTTTTGCTGCTCGACCGGCAGGACGGGAAGAATCGCGGTACCGCATCGCTGAAGAGCATCGCTGACGTCTCGCACGCCACCACCGGCGAAGACATCGCCGACGCTTACCAACGCCACTTCTTCCCGATCTATCCGGCCAGCGCCAAATTGCAGAGCTGGACCATCTTCGCCTCGGTGCGCCAGGTGCTCGACGTGCTCGACCCGGTGCCGGATCCGCTGCCCGAGGAGCTGCGCGAAAGGTTCGGCCTGGTCTCCGAAGACGAGGCGTTGCGCGACATCCACCTCGCCGAGAGCGAGCCGCGGCGGCAGCGGGCCCGGGAACGTTTGACCTTCGACGAGGCCGTCGGCCTGCAGTGGGCGCTGGTGGCCCGCCGCCACGGCGAACTGTCGGAATCGGGGCCGCCGGCGCCGCCGCGTCCGGACGGTCTGGGCGCGGAACTGTTGGGGCGCTTGCCCTTCGAGCTGACCGCGGGGCAGCGCGAAGTCCTCGGCGTGCTGTCCGACGAGCTCGCGTCGAGCCGCCCGCTGAATCGCCTGCTGCAGGGCGAGGTCGGCTCCGGTAAGACGATCGTCTCGGTGCTGGCCATGCTGCAGATGGTCGACGCCGGATATCAATGCGCCCTGCTTGCCCCAACGGAAGTGCTTGCCGCACAACACCTCCGATCGATTCGCGACGTACTCGGCCCCTTGGCGATGGCGGGGCAGCTCGGTGGTGCCGAAACCGGCACGCGGCTGGCGCTGCTGAGCGGTTCGATGACCGCCGCGCAGAAGAAGCAGATCCGGGCCGAGATCGCCGGCGGTGAGGTCGGCATCGTCGTCGGCACGCACGCGCTGCTGCAGGACGCGGTGGAATTCGGCAACCTGGGCATGGTGGTGGTCGACGAACAACACCGCTTCGGCGTTGAACAGCGAGATCAGTTGCGGGCCAAGGCTCGTCCGGGCGTGACACCGCACCTGCTGGTGATGACGGCCACGCCGATTCCGCGCACCGTCGCGCTCACCGTGTACGGGGACCTGGAAACCTCGACGCTGCGCGAACTTCCGCGCGGACGCCAGCCGATCACCAGCAACGTCATCTTCGTCAAGGACAAGCCGGCGTGGCTGGGCCGGGCCTGGCAGCGCATCATCGAGGAGGTCGCCGCCGGCCGCCAGGCGTACGTGGTGGCGCCGCGCATCGACGAAAGCGACGACCCGGGTGATCAGGAGCAGAACGCCAAGGCGCCCGAAACCGCCCAGGGCCTCTACGCCCGGCTGCGCTCCGGCGAGCTGGCGAACCTGCGGCTGGGCCTGATGCACGGGCGCCTGTCGGCCGAGGAGAAGGACGCCGCCATGGCGGCTTTTCGGGCCGGCGTCCTCGACGTGCTGGTGTGCACCACCGTGATCGAGGTGGGCGTCGACGTCCCCAACGCCACCGTGATGCTGGTGATGGACGCCGACCGGTTCGGGATCAGCCAGTTGCATCAGCTGCGCGGCCGGATCGGCCGCGGCCAGCACCCGAGCCTGTGCCTTTTCGCCAGTTGGTCCGCGCCGAATTCGCCGGCCGGCCGGCGGCTGTGTGCGGTGGCCGAGACGCTGGACGGCTTCGCCCTGGCCGATCTCGACCTCAAGGAGCGGCGGGAAGGAGATGTGTTGGGCCGCAACCAGTCCGGCAAGGCGATCACGCTGAGGCTACTGTCCCTGGCGGAGCATCAGGAGTACATCGAGGCCGCCCGGGACTTCTGCGTCCAGGCCTACGGCGACGACCGGTCGAACCCTGGATTGGCCGTGCTGGCCGCGCGATTCACCGACACGGACCGGATCGAATACTTGGATAAGAGTTGA
- a CDS encoding HNH endonuclease family protein has product MNRKALLWLAAAAAIALLVAYQTAASSTARHSAEYAARADVPTVQPGTDVLGGIGVLPLRMHRYDYLRSAFGDAWDDDNDAPLGHNGCDTRDDILDRDLVDKTYVSVKRCPDAVATGTLHDPYTNKTIAFQRGPKVGESVQIDHIVPLAYAWDMGAYGWPAPERRRFANDPANLLAVDGQANQDKGDSPPAQWMPPNAAFACQYAMQFIVVLRGYALPVDQASTGVLRQAAATCPTG; this is encoded by the coding sequence TTGAACCGCAAAGCATTGCTCTGGCTGGCCGCGGCGGCCGCGATCGCGTTGCTGGTGGCCTATCAGACGGCTGCGTCCTCGACCGCCCGGCATTCCGCCGAATACGCCGCGCGCGCCGATGTTCCGACGGTGCAGCCCGGCACCGATGTGCTCGGGGGCATCGGCGTCCTACCCCTGCGCATGCACCGCTACGACTACCTGCGGTCGGCGTTCGGCGACGCCTGGGACGACGACAACGACGCGCCCCTGGGGCACAACGGATGCGACACCCGCGACGACATCCTCGATCGCGATCTCGTCGACAAGACCTACGTGTCGGTCAAGAGGTGTCCGGACGCCGTGGCCACCGGCACGCTGCACGACCCGTACACCAACAAGACCATCGCGTTTCAGCGCGGCCCCAAGGTCGGGGAATCCGTCCAGATCGACCACATCGTCCCGCTGGCCTACGCCTGGGACATGGGTGCCTACGGCTGGCCCGCTCCCGAGCGGCGGCGTTTCGCCAACGATCCGGCCAACCTGCTGGCCGTCGACGGGCAGGCGAACCAGGACAAGGGCGATTCGCCGCCGGCGCAATGGATGCCGCCGAACGCGGCGTTCGCGTGTCAGTACGCCATGCAGTTCATCGTCGTGCTACGCGGGTACGCGCTGCCGGTGGACCAGGCGTCGACCGGGGTGCTGCGCCAGGCCGCGGCGACCTGCCCGACGGGCTAG